A section of the Eublepharis macularius isolate TG4126 chromosome 1, MPM_Emac_v1.0, whole genome shotgun sequence genome encodes:
- the HNRNPLL gene encoding heterogeneous nuclear ribonucleoprotein L-like: MSSPSSGEQYEEEEDGVYESQAKRLKPNAAAEEGEIEYGAEEGENHREKAVIRSGGFSGGDAGGSHHKVSVSHVVHVRGLCESVVEADLVESLEKFGTICYVMMMPFKRQALVEFEKIESAKKCVTFAAEEPVFIAGQQAFFNYSTSKRITRPGNTDDPSGGNKVLLLSVQNPLYPITVDVLYTVCNPVGKVQRIVIFKRNGIQAMVEFESVLCAQKAKAALNGADIYAGCCTLKIEYARPPRLNVIRNDNDSWDYTKPYLGRRDRGKGRQRQAILGEHPSSFRHDGYGSHGPLLPLPSRYRMASRDTPELVAYPLPQASSSYMHGGNPSGSVVMVSGLHQQKMNCSRVFNLFCLYGNIEKVKFMKTIPGTALVEMGDEYAVERAVTHLNSVKLFGKRLNVCVSKQHSVVPSQIFELEDGTSSYKDFAMSKNNRFTSAGQASKNIIQPPSCVLHYYNVPLCMTEDTFVKLCDDHEVLSFIKYKVFDPKPSAKTLSGLLEWECKTEAVEALTVLNHYQIRVPNGSNPYTLKLCFSTSSHL; encoded by the exons ATGTCCTCACCTTCGTCCGGAGAGCAGTACGAGGAAGAGGAGGATGGCGTTTACGAGAGCCAGGCCAAGCGGTTGAAGCCCAATGCCGCGGCTGAGGAGGGCGAGATCGAATATGGAGCCGAGGAGGGCGAGAACCACAGGGAGAAGGCCGTCATTCGCAGTGGGGGATTCTCAGGCGGG GATGCAGGTGGAAGTCATCATAAAGTTTCAGTTTCTCATGTTGTCCATGTCCGAGGACTCTGTGAATCAGTTGTGGAAGCAGACCttgtggaatctcttgaaaaATTTGGAACTATATG TTATGTGATGATGATGCCATTTAAGCGCCAGGCTTTAGTGGAATTTGAGAAAATTGAAAGTGCTAAGAAGTGTGTGACATTTGCAGCAGAGGAACCAGTATTTATAGCTGGACAACAAGCCTTTTTCAATTATTCTACAAGCAAAAGAATCACTCGTCCAGGAAACACAGATGACCCCTCTGGTGGAAACAAAGTTCTGCTCTTATCAGTTCAGAATCCTTTATATCCAATTACTGTG gATGTCTTGTACACAGTGTGCAATCCTGTTGGGAAAGTACAGCGTATTGTCATATTCAAGAGGAATGGAATACAAGCCATGGTTGA GTTTGAATCGGTTTTATGTGCCCAGAAGGCAAAAGCAGCACTCAATGGAGCTGACATATATGCAGGATGTTGTACACTAAAAATCGAATATGCACGG CCACCTCGACTGAATGTCATTCGAAATGACAACGACAGCTGGGATTACACTAAACCATACCTGGGCAGACGAG ACAGAGGCAAAGGCCGTCAGAGGCAAGCTATTTTAGGAGAGCATCCCTCCTCATTTAGGCATGATGGCTACG GCTCACATGGTCCTCTGTTACCCCTACCAAGCCGATACAGAATGGCATCTCGTGACACTCCAGAGCTTGTTGCTTATCCACTTCCCCAGGCCTCCTCATCTTACATGCATGGAGGGAATCCCTCAGGTTCTGTTGTCATGGTTAGTGGATTGCACCAGCAAAAGATGAACTGCTCAAGAGTATTCAACTTGTTCTGCTTGTATGGAAACATTGAAAAG GTAAAATTCATGAAGACTATTCCAGGCACAGCTCTAGTAGAAATGGGTGATGAATATGCAGTTGAAAGAGCAGTCACACATCTCAATAGTGTCAAGTTATTTGGAAAGAGGCTTAATGTTTG TGTGTCCAAACAGCATTCAGTTGTTCCAAGCCAGATATTTGAACTGGAAGATGGTACAAGCAGTTACAAAGATTTTGCAATGAGCAAAAACAATCGATTTACCAGTGCTGGCCAAGCATCCAAGAATATCATCCAACCACCTTCTTGTGTTTTGCATTATTATAATGTTCCACTGTGTATGACTGAAGATACCTTTGTAAAG CTGTGTGATGACCATGAAGTTCTGTCTTTTATCAAGTACAAAGTTTTTGATCCAAAAC cttcagcCAAAACACTTTCTGGACTGTTGGAGTGGGAATGCAAGACAGAAGCAGTAGAAGCTCTTACTGTACTTAATCATTACCAGATAAGAGTCCCCA ATGGCTCTAACCCATATACTTTGAAGCTTTGCTTCTCTACTTCCTCCCATTTGTAG